A stretch of the Malus domestica chromosome 08, GDT2T_hap1 genome encodes the following:
- the LOC139198076 gene encoding uncharacterized protein translates to MTKKARSLEEDKAAASNEQGFPSSQTVQPIPFNSKVYNEIPVTTNVPRVPFPHRFAKSKKEEHEKFIMDTFRKVQVNIPLLDAIKQVPTYAKFLKELYTTKRKRQQGETVKVSENVSTVLQRKLPPKCKDPGSFTIPCTRFERAMLDLGSSINVMPYSVYVALSLGDLKYDGIIIQLADCSNVYPKGLLEDVLVQVGEFIFLADFYVIEMEEESPFNDATPLLLGRPFMSTARTKIDLTGSC, encoded by the coding sequence ATGACCAAGAAAGCAAGGTCATTAGAGGAGGACAAGGCTGCAGCAAGCAATGAACAAGGCTTCCCTAGTTCTCAAACCGTGCAACCAATTCCTTTTAATTCAAAGGTATATAATGAAATTCCGGTTACTACTAATGTTCCTAGGGTCCCTTTTCCTCACAGGTTTGCAAAATCAAAGAAGGAGGAACATGAGAAGTTCATTATGGATACATTTCGCAAAGTTCAAGTGAACATCCCTCTCCTTGATGCCATCAAGCAAGTTCCAACTTATGCAAAGTTCTTGAAAGAACTTTACACCACAAAGAGAAAGCGTCAACAAGGTGAGACTGttaaggtaagtgagaatgtgtcTACCGTTCTTCAAAGGAAgctaccacctaaatgcaaggATCCAGGTAGTTTTACTATTCCATGTACCAGGTTTGAACGcgctatgctagatttaggttCTTCTATCAATGTTATGCCATATAGTGTTTATGTAGCTTTAAGTTTAGGAGACCTTAAATATGATGGTATTATTATCCAACTTGCTGATTGTTCTAATGTCTATCCAAAAGGcttgttggaagatgttttagtgcaagTTGGAGAATTCATTTTTcttgcagatttctatgtgatTGAAATGGAAGAGGAGTCACCTTTCAATGATGCCACGCCCTTGTTGCTTGGTAGACCCTTCATGAGCACAGCAAGAACTAAGATTGATTTGACGGGATCTTGCTGA